In Fibrobacter sp. UWB2, one DNA window encodes the following:
- the murD gene encoding UDP-N-acetylmuramoyl-L-alanine--D-glutamate ligase: MQNTLVSPVGILGFGVEGQSTLRYLFREGVKDIVVMDKNPVTLPEVPAGVNVNVCSGENYLDGLKDCVTVVRSAGVYPMSQELFHFQMNGGLMTSQIQLFLEQTQSKATVGVTGTLGKGSTVSMISHILTKTGHKNEIGGNFGVPALDLLEDETPDRISILELSSFQLMTLSVSPDVGVVLRVSTEHLDWHKSVEEYRDAKANLVRWQKRESTCVYLKDAEPTAKIASESPAKTKYAVSLADGASNGDGDAVIDGATLTIDGVTLYLADCKVRGIYQLENMAAATLACKALGVKVADAFEALKSYETLPFRMEFKGEKRGIEFYNDSYATRPDATIAATGSMKRPFALILGGSEKNADFTELSEILVKQRPNLKRVALIGATAERMLADLKKAGVDEAGIKTAIFPTLEEAFADSLNIGEGGTVIMSPACASFGLFKNYKVRGQVFDKLVEGV, encoded by the coding sequence ATGCAGAATACACTTGTTTCTCCAGTTGGAATTTTAGGTTTTGGCGTTGAAGGCCAGAGCACGTTGCGTTACCTTTTCCGCGAAGGCGTCAAAGACATTGTCGTGATGGACAAGAATCCGGTGACACTCCCAGAAGTGCCCGCAGGCGTGAACGTCAATGTTTGCAGTGGCGAAAACTATTTAGACGGTCTCAAGGACTGCGTGACGGTGGTGCGTTCGGCAGGTGTTTATCCGATGAGCCAGGAATTGTTCCATTTCCAGATGAACGGCGGGCTCATGACGAGCCAGATTCAGCTATTCTTGGAACAAACTCAATCGAAAGCAACGGTGGGTGTCACAGGAACGCTCGGCAAGGGCTCTACCGTGAGCATGATCAGCCACATTTTGACGAAGACCGGCCACAAAAACGAAATTGGCGGAAACTTCGGCGTGCCGGCTTTGGACTTACTCGAAGACGAGACTCCGGACCGCATCAGCATTTTGGAACTTTCGAGTTTCCAGTTGATGACTTTGTCCGTATCCCCGGATGTTGGCGTTGTATTACGCGTTTCGACAGAACATCTGGACTGGCACAAGAGCGTTGAAGAATACCGCGATGCCAAGGCAAACCTCGTTCGTTGGCAAAAGCGCGAAAGCACTTGCGTTTATCTGAAAGATGCAGAACCGACAGCAAAGATTGCATCGGAAAGCCCGGCCAAGACAAAGTATGCCGTAAGCCTTGCCGATGGAGCAAGCAATGGTGATGGCGACGCCGTGATTGACGGCGCAACACTTACAATTGACGGTGTGACTTTGTACCTTGCCGATTGCAAAGTGCGTGGCATCTATCAGCTCGAAAACATGGCTGCAGCAACGCTTGCGTGCAAGGCCTTGGGCGTAAAAGTCGCCGATGCGTTCGAAGCGCTCAAGAGCTACGAGACTCTCCCCTTCCGCATGGAATTCAAGGGCGAAAAACGCGGCATTGAATTCTACAACGACAGCTACGCCACACGTCCGGACGCAACGATTGCGGCAACAGGCAGCATGAAGCGCCCGTTCGCTTTGATTCTCGGCGGTTCCGAAAAGAACGCCGACTTCACGGAGCTTTCTGAAATTCTCGTAAAACAGCGCCCGAACCTGAAACGCGTGGCGCTCATCGGCGCGACCGCCGAACGCATGCTCGCCGACTTAAAAAAGGCTGGCGTGGACGAAGCGGGAATCAAGACCGCCATCTTCCCCACACTCGAGGAAGCATTTGCAGACAGCTTGAACATTGGCGAAGGCGGAACGGTCATTATGAGCCCCGCATGCGCAAGCTTTGGACTGTTCAAGAACTACAAAGTCCGCGGACAGGTGTTTGACAAGCTTGTTGAAGGGGTATAA
- the secG gene encoding preprotein translocase subunit SecG — protein sequence MTTLFWVLIVLHVFLCFFLALLVLVQNDKMGGLAGLGGMTSQSAFSTAGAATFIQKLTRVVAVIFFIVVFALGLITAKQDQAVEESTMQKATRENAAEQAPEMPVLPATFNAPAEAAPAAPAAAEVKAEAPAAPAAEVKAEAAPAPEAAAPAEAPKAKKGKKKAK from the coding sequence ATGACAACTCTCTTTTGGGTATTGATCGTCCTCCACGTGTTTCTCTGCTTTTTCCTCGCTCTCCTCGTTCTCGTTCAGAACGATAAGATGGGCGGTTTGGCAGGTCTCGGTGGCATGACTTCGCAATCTGCATTTTCTACCGCCGGCGCAGCGACCTTCATCCAGAAGCTGACTCGTGTCGTTGCTGTGATTTTCTTCATCGTGGTTTTCGCTCTTGGCCTCATCACGGCTAAGCAGGACCAGGCAGTCGAAGAATCGACCATGCAGAAGGCAACCCGCGAAAACGCAGCCGAACAGGCTCCGGAAATGCCGGTTCTCCCGGCAACCTTCAACGCCCCGGCTGAAGCAGCTCCTGCTGCACCGGCTGCCGCTGAAGTCAAGGCTGAAGCTCCGGCTGCTCCCGCTGCCGAAGTGAAGGCAGAAGCCGCCCCGGCTCCTGAAGCTGCTGCTCCGGCAGAAGCCCCGAAAGCTAAGAAAGGCAAGAAGAAAGCCAAGTAA
- the tpiA gene encoding triose-phosphate isomerase has protein sequence MRQYIIAGNWKMNKTVSESVQLAKDIVEAVKDVKKTEVVIAPTYLAAAKVADVVKGTNVKLAIQDIHWKDQGAYTGKVSIDMVKEIGAEYVIIGHSEQRQYFHETEETVNLKVKKTLEAGLKPIICIGETLDQRNGGILKEVLGLQVKGAFKDVSAEDAAKCVLAYEPVWAIGTGVTATDEQAEETQAYVRSVVKEIYGEAVAEGMRIQYGGSMKGANAAGLLAQKDIDGGLIGGAGLKANTFKEIIDAAEAK, from the coding sequence ATGCGTCAGTATATCATTGCTGGTAACTGGAAGATGAACAAGACCGTTAGCGAATCCGTTCAGCTCGCTAAGGATATCGTGGAAGCCGTCAAGGACGTGAAGAAGACCGAAGTCGTGATCGCTCCGACTTACCTCGCTGCTGCTAAGGTTGCAGACGTCGTGAAGGGCACGAACGTGAAGCTCGCTATCCAGGACATCCACTGGAAGGATCAGGGCGCATACACGGGTAAGGTTTCCATCGACATGGTCAAGGAAATCGGTGCAGAATACGTGATCATCGGTCACTCCGAACAGCGTCAGTACTTCCACGAAACGGAAGAAACCGTGAACCTCAAGGTCAAGAAGACTCTCGAAGCTGGCCTCAAGCCGATCATCTGCATTGGTGAAACTCTCGACCAGCGCAACGGCGGCATCCTCAAGGAAGTTCTCGGCCTCCAGGTCAAGGGCGCTTTCAAGGACGTTTCTGCTGAAGACGCTGCTAAGTGCGTTCTCGCATACGAACCGGTTTGGGCAATCGGTACTGGCGTTACCGCTACCGACGAACAGGCTGAAGAAACTCAGGCTTACGTCCGCTCCGTTGTTAAGGAAATCTACGGCGAAGCTGTTGCAGAAGGCATGCGCATTCAGTACGGTGGCTCCATGAAGGGTGCCAACGCAGCTGGCCTTCTCGCTCAGAAGGACATCGACGGCGGTCTCATTGGTGGTGCAGGCCTCAAGGCTAACACCTTCAAGGAAATCATCGACGCTGCTGAAGCCAAGTAA